Proteins encoded by one window of Clostridium cagae:
- a CDS encoding undecaprenyl diphosphate synthase family protein — translation MRIPKHIGVIPDGNRRWALANGLTKDKGYSFGINPGLEVFKLCQKEGISEVTFYGFTVDNTKRPSEQKIAFTEACIESVKLLTKENCEILVLGNIDSKLFPKELLPFSKRTTFGTGGIKVNFLMNYGWEWDLNILKENDPSHKGIIPYIHSKDISRIDLIIRWGGRRRLSGFLPAQCVYSDFYVIDSYWPAFKEHEFYDALNWYNDQDVTLGG, via the coding sequence ATGAGAATTCCAAAACATATAGGTGTCATTCCAGATGGAAATAGACGTTGGGCTTTAGCTAACGGATTAACAAAAGATAAGGGCTATTCCTTCGGTATAAATCCTGGCCTTGAAGTTTTTAAATTGTGTCAAAAAGAAGGTATATCTGAGGTAACTTTTTATGGATTTACAGTAGATAATACAAAAAGACCTAGTGAGCAAAAAATAGCCTTCACTGAAGCTTGCATTGAATCTGTTAAATTACTTACCAAAGAGAATTGTGAAATATTAGTTTTAGGAAATATAGATTCAAAATTATTTCCTAAAGAACTATTGCCATTTTCAAAAAGAACTACTTTTGGAACTGGTGGAATAAAAGTTAATTTTTTGATGAACTATGGTTGGGAATGGGATTTAAATATATTAAAAGAAAATGATCCATCTCATAAGGGCATTATACCTTATATACATTCTAAAGATATTTCCAGAATAGACCTTATTATAAGATGGGGAGGAAGAAGAAGGCTTAGTGGCTTTTTGCCCGCTCAATGTGTTTATTCAGATTTTTATGTAATAGACTCATATTGGCCTGCATTTAAAGAACATGAATTTTATGATGCATTAAATTGGTATAACGATCAAGATGTAACTCTTGGAGGCTAA
- the hemA gene encoding glutamyl-tRNA reductase, with the protein MIAVLGIKRNTPIEIREKLTIKVNKHDEYLDKLLKYLEGVVILATCNRTEIYFNVSSINEELLKKIFEIFNWNYSYRKYIFISEDKKACKHLFEVTCGFHSKILGEDQILGQVKTSYFKSLNAKALNLELQRLFQYAITCGKKFKSQSRLFEIPVSSASIVVNESINKDCKKFMVLGYGDVGRLTMKYLLAHNINEVYLAVRNKKIKDEIMDKRVNVIDFEEKNKYINDMDCVISCTSAPHIVIKKQDINNIGSNIIIYDLAVPRDVDDDINDIDRAQVYNIDNISHINDGNKKMRFDKMDSNKFILEKYLNEYYEWKRLRSIAPFIEELKVTSKEIYNKRITTFKNKCTDKDDVDLANRMIKSTSDYYMNRAIDIMKEETLKGSEEECLRIIKSIFMTKK; encoded by the coding sequence ATGATAGCAGTGTTAGGAATAAAAAGAAATACACCAATAGAAATTAGGGAAAAATTAACTATAAAAGTAAACAAACATGATGAGTATCTAGATAAATTGTTAAAATATTTAGAGGGGGTTGTCATTCTTGCAACTTGTAATAGAACAGAAATTTATTTTAATGTTTCTTCTATAAATGAAGAACTATTAAAAAAGATTTTTGAAATTTTTAACTGGAATTATAGTTATAGAAAATATATTTTTATATCTGAAGACAAAAAGGCTTGCAAACATTTATTTGAAGTAACTTGCGGTTTTCATTCAAAGATTTTAGGTGAAGATCAGATTTTGGGGCAAGTAAAGACGTCTTATTTTAAATCTTTAAATGCAAAAGCCCTTAATTTAGAATTACAAAGATTATTTCAATATGCTATAACATGTGGTAAAAAATTCAAAAGTCAATCAAGGTTATTTGAAATTCCGGTATCATCAGCCTCAATAGTTGTAAATGAATCTATTAATAAAGACTGTAAAAAATTTATGGTATTAGGATATGGAGATGTAGGACGTCTAACTATGAAGTATTTACTGGCACATAATATAAATGAAGTGTATTTGGCAGTTAGAAATAAGAAAATAAAAGACGAAATTATGGATAAGAGAGTTAATGTAATAGACTTTGAAGAAAAAAATAAATACATAAATGATATGGATTGTGTGATTTCATGTACATCAGCACCTCATATAGTCATAAAAAAGCAAGACATAAATAACATTGGAAGTAATATAATAATTTATGATTTAGCAGTACCTAGAGATGTGGATGATGATATTAATGATATAGATAGAGCTCAGGTTTATAATATAGATAATATAAGTCACATAAATGATGGTAATAAAAAGATGCGTTTTGATAAGATGGATTCTAATAAATTTATTTTAGAAAAATACTTAAATGAGTATTATGAATGGAAAAGACTGAGAAGTATTGCTCCATTCATAGAAGAATTAAAAGTAACGTCTAAAGAAATATATAATAAAAGAATAACCACTTTTAAAAATAAATGTACAGATAAAGATGATGTTGATTTAGCGAATAGAATGATAAAGAGCACATCGGACTATTATATGAATAGAGCTATAGATATAATGAAAGAAGAAACTTTAAAGGGAAGTGAAGAGGAATGTTTAAGGATAATAAAGAGCATATTTATGACGAAAAAATAG
- a CDS encoding NAD(P)-dependent oxidoreductase: MFKDNKEHIYDEKIDYSFISLLSNKINIGVIGGGRAGFIKIKHFLKTGCYVEVISKDFCEEVISLCEEFKGRLILIKSEFNYEFLENKHLILITTDDREINDDIKRYCDRNYKIYIESSSFKNGMGVIPVQRNLKNITFALNTKGGNPKGSVMLANKVQDLLEDYDDFIALTTKIRNKAIKISKYKKEIINFISCDDFKFFYDNHKEGLVLKLYFEEEILNKLI; this comes from the coding sequence ATGTTTAAGGATAATAAAGAGCATATTTATGACGAAAAAATAGATTATTCTTTTATTTCACTACTTTCTAATAAAATAAATATTGGTGTTATTGGTGGAGGCAGAGCTGGGTTTATAAAGATTAAACATTTTTTAAAAACAGGCTGCTATGTTGAAGTTATCTCAAAAGATTTTTGTGAAGAAGTAATAAGTTTATGTGAAGAATTTAAGGGAAGATTAATTTTAATAAAAAGTGAATTTAATTATGAGTTTTTAGAAAATAAGCATTTAATTCTAATAACAACAGACGATAGAGAAATTAACGATGATATAAAAAGATATTGTGATAGAAATTATAAAATATACATAGAATCTTCAAGTTTTAAGAACGGTATGGGTGTTATACCTGTTCAAAGAAATCTTAAGAATATAACTTTTGCATTAAACACAAAAGGGGGAAACCCTAAAGGTTCAGTAATGCTTGCAAATAAAGTTCAAGATTTATTAGAGGATTATGATGATTTTATAGCATTAACAACTAAGATTAGAAATAAAGCTATAAAAATTTCAAAATATAAAAAAGAGATAATAAATTTTATTTCTTGTGATGATTTTAAGTTTTTCTATGATAATCATAAAGAGGGATTAGTATTAAAACTCTATTTTGAAGAAGAAATATTAAATAAGTTAATATAG
- a CDS encoding sodium-dependent transporter, translated as MEQKREKFSSSLTVFLATLSSAVGLGNIWMFPYITGENGGAAFIIIYLICVALVAVPVLISEFIIGRGTRRNVYGAISKITDKKGFKVIGIFAILATYFMLFFYTVVVGWVYSYVFKAVTGALKGVTSESASTIFYNTSVGPISPIVWQLIALLVGGTILVLGVKGGIEKLTKTLMPVLIVLLVVCALRSLTLPGSMEGVHFLIKPDFSKVNIGVVLSALGLAFFKLSVGTGTMITYSSYYNDDNNLIGTAGKVAISDTLVSLIAGLAIFPAVFSFGLEPSSGPGLLFNTVPLIFAKMPGGWILVIMFFALTAMAATMAMISLLEVLTVFFTEELKMERKRAIILNIIIIVGVGSLAALSGNINGVLGDKLIFGLTFFDFFDAIVSKVFLPINGLLIILLTGYFINKKYLIDQLSNNGVLKNEAIVKALIFIMKYIAPILIIVVFLKSFI; from the coding sequence GTGGAACAGAAGAGAGAAAAATTTTCATCAAGTTTAACAGTTTTTTTAGCAACATTAAGTTCCGCTGTAGGTTTGGGTAATATATGGATGTTTCCTTATATTACAGGAGAAAATGGTGGAGCAGCATTTATTATTATATATTTAATATGTGTTGCATTAGTAGCAGTACCAGTACTTATTAGTGAATTTATAATAGGTAGAGGTACTAGAAGGAACGTATATGGAGCAATTTCAAAGATTACAGATAAAAAAGGCTTTAAAGTTATAGGTATTTTTGCAATACTTGCAACATACTTTATGCTATTTTTCTATACAGTAGTTGTTGGATGGGTTTATTCATACGTATTTAAAGCAGTAACAGGAGCGTTAAAAGGAGTGACATCAGAATCTGCAAGTACTATATTTTATAATACAAGTGTAGGACCAATCTCACCAATTGTCTGGCAGCTTATAGCATTATTAGTTGGAGGGACGATATTAGTTTTAGGTGTAAAGGGTGGAATTGAAAAGTTAACTAAAACATTAATGCCTGTGTTAATTGTACTTCTTGTAGTTTGTGCTCTTAGAAGTTTGACATTACCAGGATCTATGGAAGGTGTACATTTCTTGATTAAACCTGATTTTTCAAAGGTAAATATTGGAGTTGTACTTTCAGCTTTAGGATTAGCATTTTTTAAGCTATCAGTTGGGACAGGTACAATGATTACATATAGCAGTTATTATAATGATGATAATAACTTAATTGGTACAGCAGGAAAAGTAGCAATATCAGATACCTTAGTATCATTAATAGCAGGACTTGCTATATTTCCAGCAGTTTTCTCATTTGGATTAGAACCAAGTAGTGGTCCAGGTCTATTATTCAATACTGTACCTTTAATATTTGCTAAAATGCCAGGTGGTTGGATTTTAGTGATTATGTTTTTTGCTCTTACAGCGATGGCAGCTACAATGGCTATGATATCATTGTTAGAGGTTTTAACTGTATTCTTTACAGAAGAGTTAAAAATGGAAAGAAAGAGAGCAATAATACTAAATATTATAATAATAGTAGGAGTTGGGTCATTAGCAGCATTATCAGGTAATATAAATGGTGTTTTAGGTGATAAATTAATATTTGGACTAACATTTTTTGATTTCTTTGATGCTATTGTATCTAAAGTATTTTTACCTATAAATGGATTGTTGATAATTTTATTAACTGGGTACTTTATAAATAAAAAATATTTAATAGATCAATTAAGTAATAATGGAGTATTAAAGAATGAAGCAATAGTAAAGGCTTTAATTTTTATTATGAAATACATAGCACCAATACTTATTATAGTAGTATTTTTAAAATCATTTATTTAA
- a CDS encoding 4Fe-4S binding protein: MAVNAKRQKELKALGFLLQNDKEHFAVRFLGRAGNFTVEELNNINVISKKYGRDYCGMTTRLQIEVPWIKDEDVEMVIEEAKKLGLRHGGTGQKFRPLVSCKGTVCLHGNINTQEICRQLEDKYFGTDTPHKCKVAVVGCANNCAKANINDIGIMGRTVPQFTLDKCVGCGLCVKACRQKALEVVDKKIVHNKDLCVDCGGCVRACKLGAAVAKEKGGEIFVGGRFGRGMRIGDSLGKIFKEEEIIPMVDKIVDYYREVGQPGERISKVMDRMGKEKFINNVLKR; encoded by the coding sequence ATGGCAGTTAATGCAAAAAGACAAAAGGAATTAAAAGCTTTAGGATTTTTATTACAAAATGATAAGGAACATTTTGCAGTAAGGTTTTTAGGTAGAGCAGGTAATTTTACAGTAGAGGAACTAAACAATATAAATGTTATTTCTAAAAAGTATGGTAGAGATTATTGTGGAATGACAACAAGACTTCAAATTGAAGTACCTTGGATAAAAGATGAAGATGTAGAAATGGTTATTGAAGAAGCAAAGAAATTAGGATTAAGACATGGTGGTACAGGACAAAAATTTAGACCTTTAGTATCTTGTAAAGGTACTGTATGTCTTCATGGAAACATTAATACACAAGAAATATGTAGACAATTAGAAGATAAGTACTTTGGAACAGATACTCCTCATAAATGTAAGGTAGCAGTAGTTGGTTGCGCTAACAATTGTGCAAAAGCTAATATAAATGATATTGGTATTATGGGAAGAACAGTACCACAGTTTACTTTAGATAAGTGTGTTGGATGTGGATTATGTGTTAAGGCTTGTAGACAAAAAGCTTTAGAAGTAGTTGATAAAAAAATAGTACATAATAAAGATTTATGTGTTGATTGTGGCGGATGTGTAAGAGCTTGTAAATTAGGTGCAGCTGTTGCAAAAGAAAAAGGTGGAGAAATCTTTGTCGGGGGAAGATTTGGTAGAGGAATGAGAATCGGAGATTCTTTAGGAAAGATATTTAAAGAAGAAGAAATAATTCCAATGGTTGATAAGATTGTGGATTATTACAGAGAAGTAGGACAACCTGGTGAAAGAATTTCTAAGGTTATGGATAGAATGGGAAAAGAAAAATTTATAAATAATGTTTTAAAGAGATAG
- the metA gene encoding homoserine O-acetyltransferase MetA, translating into MPIKIPTELPAFKVLSNENIFVMNDSRAKTQDIRPLKIAILNLMPKKILAENQLLRHLSNTPLQVEVKLIQTKSYVSQNTPIEHLEKFYTYFDDIKDEKFDGLIITGAPVEQMAFEDITYWNELTEIMKWSKSNVFSTLHICWGAQAGLYYHYDIQKYKLEKKISGVFSHWVNDENADLTRGLDDIFYVPHSRHTEVKKEDINKISELEILSESKEAGIFIVATKDRRKIFFMGHPEYDRNTLKEEYMRDREKGDNVDIPQNYFVDNDINSTPKFTWRGSSNIIFGNWLNYCVYQNTPYDINDISK; encoded by the coding sequence GTGCCTATAAAAATTCCAACAGAATTACCAGCATTTAAAGTATTATCTAACGAAAATATTTTTGTCATGAATGATAGTAGAGCAAAGACTCAAGATATAAGACCATTAAAAATTGCAATTCTTAATTTAATGCCGAAAAAAATTTTAGCAGAAAATCAATTATTGAGACACTTATCTAATACACCATTACAAGTTGAAGTAAAGCTTATTCAAACTAAAAGTTATGTTTCACAAAATACGCCAATTGAACATTTGGAAAAGTTTTATACTTATTTTGATGATATAAAAGATGAAAAATTTGATGGATTAATAATAACTGGGGCACCTGTTGAACAAATGGCATTTGAGGATATTACTTATTGGAATGAATTAACTGAAATTATGAAATGGAGTAAATCAAATGTTTTTTCAACATTACATATATGTTGGGGGGCTCAAGCAGGATTATATTATCATTATGATATACAAAAATATAAATTAGAAAAGAAAATATCTGGTGTATTTTCTCATTGGGTAAATGACGAAAATGCTGATTTAACAAGAGGATTAGATGATATATTTTATGTACCACACTCTAGACATACAGAAGTAAAAAAAGAAGATATAAATAAAATTTCAGAATTAGAAATTTTATCAGAATCTAAAGAGGCAGGTATCTTTATTGTAGCTACTAAAGATAGAAGAAAAATATTCTTTATGGGTCATCCTGAGTATGATAGAAATACATTGAAAGAAGAATATATGAGAGATAGAGAAAAGGGGGATAATGTAGACATACCACAAAACTATTTTGTAGATAATGATATAAATAGTACTCCTAAATTTACATGGAGAGGTAGCTCTAATATAATATTTGGCAATTGGTTAAATTATTGTGTATATCAAAATACTCCTTATGATATTAATGATATATCTAAATAA
- a CDS encoding DUF1294 domain-containing protein: MIKIVLIYLLFINFIGFCIMLVDKNRAIHKEWRVPEKTLIGISIIGGSIGMLLGMFTFRHKTKHLKFLLGIPVIIIIQFYIVIYLCNYVRL, translated from the coding sequence ATGATTAAAATCGTTCTTATATATTTACTTTTTATAAATTTTATCGGTTTTTGTATTATGCTTGTTGATAAAAACCGTGCAATACATAAAGAATGGAGAGTTCCTGAAAAAACACTCATCGGAATCTCTATAATTGGTGGATCAATTGGCATGCTCTTAGGAATGTTTACTTTCAGACATAAAACTAAGCACTTAAAATTCCTATTAGGAATACCTGTTATTATCATTATTCAATTTTATATTGTTATATATTTATGTAATTACGTTAGACTTTAA
- a CDS encoding lactonase family protein, translating into MIVNKDIIIGFIGTHTNNDSKGIYKFSFNSSSGKIDRINLAYEIDDPNYLAIDKERNILYSTCSIGKQSGVSSFKFFGEKDYVDLINYNVEDGKEPCHVSIRKNKQLLISSNYNENEIKVFNTLDGIILTSHVTVNNEDCEKDLNDENSHINCSIFSHDEKYILSVDSGKDVLMLYTFNNDKLVAKKHLSYSFPKNSAPKHITYSKSKPFYYVLAEKSCEIFTLKYNSKKENPFEKVEITSIFPKDYKGEKLASAIHIHKNNKFLYTSDIRNNTITLFYINDDNGKLEYVDVFDCKGECPRDFQIDPTGKYLICGNELSNTLSIFSIQQSNGALKFMGTEDVPSPTCVKFIE; encoded by the coding sequence ATGATAGTAAATAAAGATATAATAATTGGCTTTATAGGAACTCATACAAATAATGATAGTAAAGGAATTTATAAGTTTAGTTTTAATTCATCATCTGGAAAAATAGATAGAATTAATTTAGCTTATGAAATTGATGATCCTAACTATTTAGCAATTGATAAAGAAAGAAATATTTTATATTCTACTTGTAGCATAGGAAAACAATCTGGGGTTTCTTCATTCAAATTTTTTGGAGAAAAAGACTATGTGGATTTAATTAATTATAATGTTGAAGATGGTAAAGAACCTTGTCATGTAAGCATAAGAAAAAATAAGCAACTTTTAATTTCTTCAAATTATAATGAAAATGAGATTAAGGTTTTTAATACTTTAGATGGAATAATTTTAACATCTCACGTAACTGTTAATAATGAAGATTGTGAAAAAGATTTAAATGATGAAAATTCTCATATAAATTGTTCTATCTTCTCACATGATGAAAAATATATTTTATCAGTTGATTCCGGAAAAGATGTTTTAATGTTATATACTTTTAATAATGATAAGTTGGTTGCGAAAAAACATTTAAGTTACTCTTTTCCAAAAAATTCAGCACCTAAACATATAACTTATTCAAAATCAAAACCATTTTATTATGTTTTAGCAGAAAAAAGCTGTGAAATTTTCACTTTAAAATATAACTCAAAAAAAGAAAATCCATTTGAAAAAGTTGAAATAACTAGCATTTTTCCAAAAGATTATAAAGGAGAAAAATTAGCATCAGCTATACACATACACAAAAACAATAAATTTTTATATACTTCAGATATAAGAAATAACACTATAACTTTATTTTATATAAATGATGATAATGGAAAATTAGAATATGTTGATGTATTTGATTGTAAAGGCGAATGTCCTCGTGACTTCCAAATAGATCCTACTGGAAAGTATTTAATCTGTGGAAATGAACTATCTAACACATTATCTATTTTCTCAATTCAACAATCAAATGGAGCATTAAAATTTATGGGAACGGAAGATGTTCCATCACCAACATGTGTAAAATTCATTGAATAA